The DNA window GACGCTTATAATGGTAGAGCACAGACTCAAAGAGCTTTTCGAGTTAGCTGACAAAGTTGTGGTTTTGGAGTACGGGGAAAAGATAGCCGAAGGAAAGCCGGAGGAAATCGTTGAGGACGAGAAGGTTAAGGAGGCTTTTCTCGGTGCGGAGGTGATTTAATGCTTAAAACGAATGAGCTCACGGTGTTCTACGAAAACGCAATAGCCGTTAACAACGTTGACATTGAGGTTGAGGAGGGAGAGATCGTCGGGTTATTCGGACCTAACGGAGCCGGAAAATCGACGCTGATGTACACGATTTCCGGGATAATACTTGATAAGAAAAAGAAGGAGGAGATGAGGGGTGGAGAGAGAATAACGATTCTCGGAAGGATAGAGTACGAAAAAAAAGATATAACTTTTCTCAAGCCGAATAAGAGAGCGGAAATGGGCATAATTCTCTGTCCGGAGAGAAGAAGGGTTTTTCCGGAAAGCAGCGTTGTTGAGAACTTGAAAATCGGAGGTTACCTTAGAAGCTGGAGGGAGGTGAAAGAAGATATAGAAAAGATGTTCGAGATATTTCCGGAGCTTGAAAAGCATAAAAACAAGCCTGCAGGCTTTTTAAGCGGAGGAGAACAGCAGATGCTTGCGATAGCGAGAGCTTTAATGGCGAAACCCAAGCTGTTACTTTTGGACGAACCCCTGCTCGGACTGGCTCCTCTCGTTCAAAAAAGGATAGTCGAAGTCGTAAAAAGAATAAGGGATGAGCTTGGAGTTACCGTCCTCGTGGCTGAGCAGTACGCGAGACCCGTCTTTCCGATAATCGACAGAGGTTACATCATCGAGCGGGGAACTATCTCCTTCTCCGGCACTTCCGAGGAGTTGATGAGTAACCCGAACGTTAAAGCAGCATATTTGGGGGTGTGAGAGCATGCTGAAAGATAATCTTCACGATAAAGTGCTGGAGATGACCGAGAAAGAAAAGACTGTTTTAACGAAAATTTACGAGATGAGCGAAAAGTATCCGGATCAAACGGCGCTAATTTTCTTGGGAGAAAAGTACAACTACAAAAAGCTAATCAAACTAATAGAAAGCTTTTCTTCTGGAATTTCCGAGCTCGGAGTTAAAAAAGG is part of the Ferroglobus placidus DSM 10642 genome and encodes:
- a CDS encoding ABC transporter ATP-binding protein → MLKTNELTVFYENAIAVNNVDIEVEEGEIVGLFGPNGAGKSTLMYTISGIILDKKKKEEMRGGERITILGRIEYEKKDITFLKPNKRAEMGIILCPERRRVFPESSVVENLKIGGYLRSWREVKEDIEKMFEIFPELEKHKNKPAGFLSGGEQQMLAIARALMAKPKLLLLDEPLLGLAPLVQKRIVEVVKRIRDELGVTVLVAEQYARPVFPIIDRGYIIERGTISFSGTSEELMSNPNVKAAYLGV